From Synergistaceae bacterium, one genomic window encodes:
- a CDS encoding C_GCAxxG_C_C family protein, whose translation MTKDEYVKSIRETAEEYFRSGTYFCSEAVLQTINDALGQPFSEDIVKMASSFPIGLGKAQCLCGAVSGGEMALGIVYGRVKGQPMNPKMFEVAKGLHDFIKEKYGATCCRVMTRQWAGDNFMSPERKAHCIEITGVVAEWVAKTLIEDGKLQVPAA comes from the coding sequence ATGACAAAAGACGAATACGTCAAATCAATACGTGAGACCGCAGAAGAGTATTTCAGGAGCGGGACTTATTTTTGTTCGGAGGCAGTATTACAGACAATTAATGACGCTTTAGGGCAGCCATTCAGCGAGGATATTGTAAAAATGGCCTCAAGTTTTCCGATTGGACTGGGCAAGGCTCAATGTTTATGCGGTGCAGTATCAGGCGGAGAAATGGCACTAGGGATCGTTTACGGCAGGGTAAAGGGTCAGCCTATGAATCCTAAAATGTTTGAGGTCGCGAAGGGACTTCATGATTTCATAAAGGAGAAATACGGCGCGACTTGCTGCAGGGTCATGACTCGTCAGTGGGCAGGCGATAATTTTATGTCTCCTGAAAGAAAGGCCCATTGCATAGAAATTACCGGAGTCGTTGCCGAGTGGGTAGCAAAAACTTTAATTGAAGACGGAAAATTGCAGGTTCCTGCAGCGTAA